From Pseudobdellovibrio exovorus JSS, a single genomic window includes:
- the coxB gene encoding cytochrome c oxidase subunit II, whose product MLLMNKAMAGSFMPEQGTQIAKQVDNLYGFLLVVSFISCAILIGGMIYFVLKYKRKSAHDKTAYITHDTRLEVLWSAIPLIIFLVVFAWGWVLYHDMRKMPENALEIMVMGRQWSWTAEYKNGVKSSEIVVPVGKDVKLILGSEDVIHSFFVPSFRIKQDAVPGRYTSLWFNATKLGEFHVFCTEYCGTSHAAMITRLKVVTQEEFDKWLIEESEVGLLPIAERGAKYFQTRACASCHNVDNPAAKIGPSLYQRWGKEAHLSNGTTVPFDENYVRESMMLPQAQLAAGFSAPSPMPSYQGQLSESELAAIIEYIKGLN is encoded by the coding sequence ATGTTATTGATGAATAAAGCGATGGCAGGCTCATTTATGCCGGAACAAGGCACGCAGATTGCGAAGCAAGTAGATAACCTTTATGGTTTCTTGCTTGTTGTTAGCTTTATTTCATGCGCGATTCTGATCGGCGGAATGATTTACTTTGTTCTAAAGTACAAACGTAAATCAGCTCATGATAAAACAGCCTATATCACCCATGACACTCGTTTAGAGGTTTTATGGTCGGCGATTCCACTAATTATTTTCTTAGTGGTTTTTGCATGGGGTTGGGTTCTTTACCATGACATGAGAAAAATGCCAGAGAACGCTCTTGAGATTATGGTTATGGGCCGTCAATGGAGCTGGACTGCTGAATACAAAAACGGTGTTAAATCGAGTGAAATCGTTGTGCCTGTGGGTAAAGACGTGAAATTGATCTTAGGATCAGAAGACGTTATCCACTCGTTCTTCGTGCCAAGTTTCCGTATCAAGCAAGATGCTGTTCCCGGACGTTATACATCTTTATGGTTTAATGCGACGAAATTAGGTGAGTTCCACGTATTCTGTACTGAGTATTGCGGTACCTCACATGCGGCGATGATCACGCGTCTTAAAGTTGTGACTCAAGAAGAATTTGATAAATGGTTAATTGAAGAGTCAGAAGTAGGTCTTCTTCCTATCGCAGAAAGAGGAGCTAAATACTTCCAAACTCGCGCTTGTGCTTCTTGCCATAACGTAGATAATCCTGCAGCGAAGATCGGTCCTTCTTTATACCAACGCTGGGGTAAAGAAGCGCATTTATCAAATGGAACAACAGTTCCATTTGACGAAAACTATGTTCGTGAATCCATGATGTTGCCTCAAGCACAATTGGCAGCTGGGTTTTCTGCTCCGTCTCCGATGCCTTCATATCAAGGTCAGCTTTCAGAGTCTGAGCTAGCAGCCATCATCGAATACATTAAAGGTTTAAATTAA
- a CDS encoding cytochrome c oxidase subunit I, whose protein sequence is MGHASGKNYINEEPGLLSWFTSLDHKRIAILYFVSIMFFFLVGGIMALLLRLELFAVNSAPNVGNILKNGDVYNQVLTYHGAVMVFMVIVPGIPAILGNFFLPLQIGAKDVAFPRLNLASWYIFMLGAALAVITFFVAKVDTGWTFYTPYSIRTGGAVVMMVVAAFIMGMSSIVTGLNFIVTVHKLRAPGMSMFRIPLFTWAIYSTAIIQVLATPVLGITLLLLAMERTFGVGIFDPKLGGDPVLFQHFFWFYSHPAVYIMILPAMGVISELITTYSKKTIFGYTAIAFSSIGIAAVSFFVWGHHMFVSGQSEIAGIVFSFLTMLVGVPTAIKMFNWLATLYKGSIEFTAPMLYALGFLFLFAIGGVTGIMLAVTAIDVHFHDTYFVVAHFHYVMVGGTLMAIMGGFFHWFPKMFGKMYSEVGARWSWVFIFIGFNVTFFPQFILGAKGMPRRYFDYVPEYETLNRVSTVGSWLITIGFLIGLYVIVQGLRKGKQAPDNPWGSKTLEWQTSSPPIMHNFDHDPVVTAGPYEYK, encoded by the coding sequence ATGGGACATGCATCTGGAAAAAACTATATAAATGAGGAGCCAGGGTTACTTTCTTGGTTTACTTCTTTAGATCACAAACGCATCGCTATATTGTACTTTGTTTCAATTATGTTCTTCTTCTTGGTTGGCGGTATCATGGCGCTTTTACTGCGTCTTGAGCTATTCGCAGTCAACTCAGCTCCAAACGTTGGAAACATCTTGAAGAATGGCGACGTCTACAATCAGGTACTGACGTATCACGGTGCCGTGATGGTCTTTATGGTGATCGTTCCGGGGATTCCGGCAATCTTGGGTAACTTCTTCTTACCGCTGCAAATCGGTGCTAAAGACGTGGCTTTCCCTCGCTTGAACTTAGCGAGCTGGTACATCTTTATGTTAGGTGCGGCCTTAGCGGTTATCACGTTCTTCGTAGCTAAAGTAGATACCGGATGGACGTTCTATACACCTTATTCAATTCGTACTGGTGGTGCGGTTGTGATGATGGTGGTGGCAGCCTTCATTATGGGGATGAGCTCAATCGTAACAGGTTTGAACTTCATCGTAACGGTTCATAAATTAAGAGCTCCGGGTATGTCGATGTTCCGTATCCCACTTTTCACATGGGCCATTTACTCAACAGCGATCATTCAGGTTCTAGCAACTCCGGTTCTGGGTATCACGTTGTTACTTTTGGCTATGGAAAGAACTTTCGGCGTCGGTATCTTCGATCCGAAATTAGGTGGTGACCCAGTATTGTTCCAACATTTTTTCTGGTTCTATTCGCATCCTGCTGTTTACATCATGATCTTACCAGCGATGGGTGTGATCTCTGAATTGATCACGACTTACTCTAAGAAAACAATCTTCGGTTACACGGCGATTGCCTTTTCGTCTATCGGTATCGCGGCGGTATCGTTCTTCGTGTGGGGTCACCACATGTTCGTATCGGGTCAGTCTGAAATCGCGGGTATCGTGTTCTCGTTCTTAACAATGCTTGTTGGGGTTCCAACAGCGATTAAAATGTTCAACTGGTTGGCAACTCTTTACAAAGGTTCAATCGAGTTTACGGCTCCAATGTTATACGCTTTAGGATTCCTATTCTTGTTTGCTATCGGTGGTGTGACAGGGATTATGTTAGCCGTAACAGCTATCGACGTTCACTTCCATGACACTTACTTCGTGGTAGCTCACTTCCACTACGTGATGGTAGGTGGAACATTAATGGCGATCATGGGTGGATTCTTCCACTGGTTCCCGAAAATGTTCGGTAAGATGTACAGTGAAGTTGGTGCGCGCTGGTCATGGGTTTTCATCTTCATCGGCTTCAACGTGACATTCTTCCCTCAGTTCATCTTAGGAGCGAAAGGGATGCCTCGTCGTTACTTCGACTATGTTCCTGAGTACGAGACTCTAAATAGAGTTTCAACTGTAGGTTCATGGTTAATCACAATCGGTTTCTTAATTGGCTTGTATGTTATCGTTCAAGGATTAAGAAAAGGTAAACAAGCGCCAGATAATCCATGGGGATCTAAAACATTAGAGTGGCAGACATCGTCTCCACCGATTATGCATAACTTTGATCACGACCCAGTCGTGACTGCGGGGCCATATGAGTACAAGTAG
- a CDS encoding cytochrome c oxidase subunit 3 family protein, with amino-acid sequence MSTSRVVNGVNVASHYRDEKHQYASNKEGIWLFMVTEILMFGGLFVGYIIYHSMYPELFAEGASFLDWRLGFINTLVLIFSSLTMALGIYYNQISQPKKATWALAITLICAATFMVIKYFEYTHKFHIGIFPGAMLNLETLKEHGYNIQHPNLGLYFGFYFCMSGLHGIHVLIGMGLIAWVMIKNMKREFNANYYTPVEGVGIFWHIVDLIWIFLFPLLYLVG; translated from the coding sequence ATGAGTACAAGTAGAGTTGTAAACGGGGTTAACGTTGCGTCTCACTACCGAGACGAAAAACACCAGTACGCTTCGAACAAAGAGGGTATCTGGTTATTCATGGTGACTGAGATCTTGATGTTTGGTGGCCTTTTTGTTGGCTACATCATCTATCACTCAATGTACCCTGAATTATTTGCTGAAGGCGCTAGCTTCTTGGATTGGAGATTGGGCTTCATCAATACTCTAGTTCTGATTTTTTCATCGTTAACAATGGCTTTGGGTATTTACTACAACCAAATCAGTCAGCCGAAAAAGGCGACATGGGCATTAGCTATTACATTAATTTGTGCGGCTACCTTCATGGTGATCAAATACTTCGAGTACACACATAAATTCCATATCGGTATCTTCCCAGGAGCGATGTTGAACCTAGAGACTCTGAAAGAGCATGGTTACAATATTCAACATCCTAACTTAGGTTTATACTTTGGTTTTTACTTCTGTATGTCAGGCCTACACGGTATCCACGTGTTAATCGGTATGGGCTTGATCGCATGGGTAATGATCAAAAATATGAAACGTGAGTTCAATGCGAATTACTACACTCCGGTAGAGGGTGTTGGTATCTTCTGGCACATTGTCGATTTGATCTGGATCTTTTTATTCCCTTTACTATATTTAGTTGGTTAA
- a CDS encoding cytochrome C oxidase subunit IV family protein translates to MAQHHDENHITPLNTYLKVAGGLFLLTFLTIGAHAIREHLQPFSALIAFAIAGVKAYLVMAWFMHLKYDTVSNRIIFATGFFFLALLFAISSLDIFTRIYQGSVL, encoded by the coding sequence ATGGCACAACATCATGACGAAAATCATATAACACCGTTAAACACGTACTTAAAAGTCGCTGGCGGGTTATTCTTACTGACTTTTTTAACTATCGGGGCACATGCTATCCGTGAACATTTACAGCCTTTCTCGGCATTGATCGCATTCGCGATTGCCGGTGTAAAAGCTTATTTGGTTATGGCTTGGTTCATGCACTTGAAGTATGACACAGTTTCAAATCGTATTATCTTTGCTACAGGTTTTTTCTTCTTAGCATTGCTTTTCGCGATTTCATCTTTAGATATCTTCACGCGCATCTATCAAGGAAGTGTTCTTTAG
- a CDS encoding protoheme IX farnesyltransferase: protein MFKTYSSLTKFGIVIFVLLAGAAGYATGFQIENSFSIKHFLWFLGGLYFLSSGSLALNQVQEYKLDQKMPRTSKRPIASGKITPTAGLILSFTFLFVGINMLFELSSVAAYVGIASVALYNGVYTMYWKPKWRFAAVPGAIPGAFPVTIGYAVNNPDIFNSESIYLFLIMFLWQMPHFWTLAIKLADDYRLGGVPTLPVSLGVPKTLFHIGLYTFTYCGVAIASPFFLHTSWVYAALVFPFAFMLLKEFFRFYRSEGKERWLAFFMWTNISMLVFLFIPVIDKWSFLFIERV, encoded by the coding sequence GTGTTTAAAACCTATTCTAGCCTGACGAAGTTCGGGATCGTAATATTTGTTCTTTTAGCCGGTGCTGCGGGATACGCCACCGGTTTTCAAATTGAAAATTCATTTTCGATAAAACACTTTTTGTGGTTCTTAGGTGGGCTTTACTTTCTAAGCTCAGGCAGTCTGGCGTTGAATCAAGTACAAGAGTATAAACTTGATCAAAAGATGCCGCGTACATCTAAGCGCCCTATTGCTTCTGGTAAAATCACTCCAACTGCAGGTTTGATTCTTTCATTTACGTTTCTATTTGTTGGGATCAATATGCTGTTCGAGTTATCCTCGGTAGCGGCTTATGTGGGAATAGCTTCCGTCGCGTTGTACAACGGTGTCTACACGATGTATTGGAAACCTAAATGGAGATTCGCCGCTGTACCCGGAGCCATTCCTGGGGCTTTTCCCGTCACGATTGGCTACGCCGTCAATAATCCGGATATTTTCAATTCGGAATCTATCTATTTATTTTTGATCATGTTCTTGTGGCAGATGCCACACTTCTGGACGTTGGCGATCAAGCTGGCCGATGATTATCGCCTAGGTGGAGTTCCGACTTTGCCTGTGTCATTAGGGGTGCCAAAAACACTATTTCACATCGGTCTTTATACTTTTACTTATTGTGGTGTTGCGATTGCGTCGCCATTCTTTTTACACACAAGCTGGGTCTATGCCGCTTTAGTTTTTCCATTTGCCTTCATGCTTTTAAAAGAGTTCTTCCGCTTCTATCGCTCGGAAGGCAAAGAGCGCTGGCTCGCTTTCTTCATGTGGACGAACATCAGCATGCTCGTCTTCCTCTTCATCCCCGTAATCGACAAGTGGAGCTTCTTGTTCATAGAACGCGTCTAG
- the maiA gene encoding maleylacetoacetate isomerase gives MSDLNLYNYFRSSTSYRVRIALELKGLDYAYTPVHLLHDGGEQFSEAYKSLNPLSGVPTLVHNGQALSQSFAIIEYLEDAFPQTTRLFPQDVFLKGKVRQFCEIINADIHPLQNLRVMQYLEKQAHFNADQKSTWLNKWIVKGLTAAEKTLEPYAGKYCFGDTVTAADLFLVPQLFSSQRFQIDISHFQLLSKIYENCNQLEAFKKAHPHRQPDTPEELRTP, from the coding sequence ATGTCTGATCTTAATTTGTATAATTACTTTAGAAGCTCTACGTCTTACCGCGTTCGCATAGCCCTTGAGCTTAAGGGCTTGGACTACGCCTACACCCCTGTTCACCTGTTACATGATGGCGGGGAACAATTCTCAGAGGCTTATAAAAGTTTAAATCCCCTTTCAGGCGTACCCACATTGGTACACAATGGTCAGGCTTTGTCCCAATCCTTTGCTATTATCGAATATCTTGAAGATGCTTTTCCTCAAACCACACGTCTTTTTCCCCAAGATGTTTTCTTAAAAGGAAAAGTCCGTCAATTTTGCGAGATCATCAATGCCGACATCCATCCTTTGCAAAATCTGCGTGTGATGCAATATCTGGAAAAACAAGCTCACTTTAACGCCGATCAAAAAAGCACATGGTTGAATAAGTGGATTGTAAAAGGTCTGACAGCGGCTGAAAAAACACTGGAACCCTATGCCGGAAAATACTGCTTTGGTGATACTGTAACAGCTGCGGATCTATTCCTAGTCCCACAACTATTTTCATCGCAGCGTTTTCAAATCGATATTTCACACTTCCAATTACTGTCAAAAATCTATGAAAACTGTAATCAGTTAGAAGCCTTCAAAAAAGCACACCCGCACAGACAACCCGACACCCCGGAAGAGCTACGCACACCTTAA
- a CDS encoding outer membrane beta-barrel protein: protein MNLSRLILSLMFLAPLSAFAQKGFSYSMPAVEVGFKWSSANQTGAESNKQSLAMQLGGSGVLNLSDSFGIRSGLFYSERAFKSEFIAGITGEGKITYFEVPLHLMFKFEDYAGVYLGPSAAIKLGDEYKPGSLRDVKDFVVPLTFGAQFKFHPMMGVNVFFETVTGELARGVENSRAVGVNLMIVLD from the coding sequence ATGAACCTATCAAGACTGATTTTATCGTTGATGTTTTTAGCGCCGTTAAGTGCATTTGCCCAAAAAGGATTTTCGTATTCTATGCCTGCGGTTGAGGTGGGATTCAAGTGGAGTTCTGCCAATCAAACGGGAGCTGAATCTAACAAACAGTCGTTAGCTATGCAGTTGGGTGGTTCAGGAGTTCTGAATCTATCGGATAGTTTTGGTATCAGAAGCGGTCTATTCTATTCTGAACGTGCTTTTAAATCAGAATTTATTGCGGGTATTACAGGTGAAGGTAAAATCACTTACTTCGAAGTGCCATTACACTTGATGTTTAAATTTGAAGATTATGCCGGAGTTTATTTAGGACCTTCTGCTGCTATTAAGCTAGGTGACGAATACAAACCGGGAAGTTTGCGTGATGTAAAAGATTTTGTTGTGCCGTTAACGTTCGGTGCTCAATTTAAATTTCATCCAATGATGGGTGTAAATGTTTTCTTTGAAACAGTCACTGGTGAGTTAGCCCGTGGAGTTGAAAACTCAAGAGCTGTTGGTGTTAACTTAATGATCGTTTTAGATTAA
- a CDS encoding fumarylacetoacetate hydrolase family protein: MKLGSLKSTKSLDGKLIVFSKDLKSYAKASHICPSLREAVENWTQVQPQLESLYSQLNTAGFSAAIPATDENVFHSALPRTWLFADGSAFIHHIKLVRQARNAPLPETLLTVPLMYQAESGRFLSPTENIPQVDFTHGTDFEAEVGVIVDHVPMGVTPDQALKHIKLVVLINDVSLRGLIPAELAQGFGFFQSKPNKALSPVAVTVDELAGDWKDGRVHLPLLVKHNSEFFGKANAGEMHFHFGQLIAHAAKTRDLAAGSLIGSGTVANEDPTVGSSCLAEKRMIEQIKNGSPTTPFMKDGDTIEIQMNNTKGENIFGRIYQKVIKA, translated from the coding sequence ATGAAACTGGGTTCTTTAAAATCGACAAAATCATTGGATGGCAAACTGATTGTATTTTCAAAAGACTTAAAGTCTTATGCAAAAGCTTCGCATATTTGCCCTTCTTTGCGTGAGGCCGTCGAAAATTGGACTCAAGTTCAACCTCAGTTAGAATCTTTATATTCGCAGTTGAATACAGCAGGCTTTTCTGCTGCTATTCCTGCAACGGATGAAAATGTATTTCATTCGGCATTGCCTCGCACATGGCTGTTTGCAGATGGCTCGGCCTTCATTCATCACATCAAGCTCGTACGTCAGGCGCGTAATGCGCCATTGCCTGAAACACTGTTGACCGTGCCTTTGATGTATCAAGCTGAATCTGGACGCTTCTTATCGCCAACAGAAAATATTCCACAGGTGGATTTCACTCATGGCACTGATTTCGAAGCTGAAGTCGGTGTGATCGTAGATCATGTTCCTATGGGTGTGACGCCAGATCAGGCTTTAAAGCATATCAAGTTAGTTGTTTTGATTAACGATGTGTCTTTGCGTGGTTTAATCCCAGCAGAACTCGCACAGGGATTTGGATTCTTCCAAAGCAAGCCGAATAAAGCGTTGTCTCCGGTTGCGGTGACAGTGGACGAATTGGCAGGCGATTGGAAAGATGGCCGTGTTCATTTGCCATTATTAGTGAAGCACAATTCTGAATTCTTCGGTAAAGCCAACGCCGGAGAAATGCATTTCCACTTTGGACAGTTAATAGCCCATGCAGCGAAGACACGTGACTTGGCTGCTGGTAGCTTGATCGGCAGTGGTACTGTAGCGAACGAAGATCCAACAGTGGGTTCTAGTTGCTTAGCTGAAAAAAGAATGATTGAGCAAATCAAAAACGGATCACCGACAACACCATTTATGAAAGATGGTGATACGATCGAGATCCAAATGAACAACACCAAAGGTGAAAACATTTTTGGCCGTATTTATCAAAAAGTAATAAAAGCCTAG